One Mya arenaria isolate MELC-2E11 chromosome 5, ASM2691426v1 genomic window carries:
- the LOC128233813 gene encoding sex peptide receptor-like yields MAQLSQFQEDNGMQYSGNNSGDVLTMGGNRSNATHFTDDAELPFFQSLALHFDNLFPLKYSVPINGYIAPVLILLTVVTNTLVIAVLLKKHMRSPTNVLLAGMAFSDMMTGVIPLPIFLHFFSMEHYKDFVPIGWCLPYRLLYENIPTIFHTASIWLTVGLAAQRYIYICHSLQARTWCTIPNVLRGTVVVYLVAILSQFTRFVDVEIKPQHVPSRLDTNQTFVGCDLIYRPWAMNNLVMYLNIYFWFRIIFIHLVPCISLVVLNGLLISAMRKASVRRMQLLKQNKKSESKKLKESNCTTLMLVAVVGLFLLVEFPLGIIMTLYVTDNTFALNLFSEDVYLIMTSMSNFFILLSYPLNFFIYCGMSRLFRETFKRLFKGGPVPAKEECSQYMTLPTENGKTVFTGPETAL; encoded by the coding sequence ATGGCACAGCTCTCTCAATTTCAAGAGGATAACGGTATGCAATATTCTGGAAATAACAGCGGGGACGTACTAACCATGGGTGGCAACAGGTCAAATGCGACGCATTTCACAGACGATGCAGAGCTTCCGTTCTTTCAATCTCTCGCTCTCCACTTTGATAATCTCTTCCCTTTAAAGTATAGTGTGCCAATAAATGGTTACATTGCCCCTGTGCTTATCCTATTGACGGTCGTTACCAATACACTTGTTATAGCCGTACTTCTTAAGAAACACATGCGCTCGCCAACTAATGTCTTACTCGCTGGAATGGCCTTTAGTGATATGATGACAGGAGTAATCCCATTGCCAATTTTCCTACATTTCTTCTCAATGGAACATTACAAAGACTTTGTTCCGATTGGCTGGTGCCTTCCTTATAGACTACTATACGAGAACATTCCTACAATATTTCACACGGCTTCTATTTGGTTAACAGTAGGATTAGCCGCCCAACGGTACATCTATATTTGCCATTCTCTGCAAGCTCGGACCTGGTGCACCATCCCAAATGTGTTACGGGGCACAGTCGTCGTGTATCTGGTTGCGATTCTGTCACAGTTTACTCGTTTCGTTGACGTTGAAATCAAGCCGCAACATGTACCTTCAAGACTTGATACCAATCAGACCTTCGTGGGATGTGACCTGATCTATAGGCCTTGGGCAATGAACAACCTCGTGATGTACTTGAATATATACTTCTggtttagaattatttttattcatctCGTTCCGTGTATTTCACTTGTTGTATTAAACGGGTTGCTGATATCTGCCATGCGGAAAGCCTCGGTTCGGAGGATGCagcttttaaagcaaaacaagaaGAGCGAATCAAAAAAGTTGAAAGAGAGCAACTGTACGACGCTGATGTTGGTTGCGGTTGTCGGGCTGTTTTTATTGGTTGAATTTCCGCTCGGAATAATTATGACGCTCTACGTTACAGACAACACATTTGCTCTAAATTTATTCTCTGAAGATGTGTACTTGATAATGACCTCTATGTCGAATTTCTTTATACTGTTGAGCTACCCTCTGAACTTTTTCATATACTGTGGAATGAGCCGCTTGTTTAGGGAGACATTTAAACGATTATTCAAAGGTGGACCAGTGCCGGCAAAAGAAGAATGTTCTCAGTATATGACTTTGCCAACGGAAAACGGCAAGACAGTGTTTACTGGACCAGAAACAGCGTTGTGA